A stretch of Chitinophagaceae bacterium DNA encodes these proteins:
- the cphA gene encoding cyanophycin synthetase: MKIVEIKVLKGPNYWSVRRTKLIQMKLDLEEMEQRPTNSIDGFRQRLEKMFPTMIEHRCSVGHRGGFFERVDEGTWMGHVIEHIALEIQTLAGMDVGFGRTRTANEKEGVYYVCFTYMEEDAGVYAAKASVRIAQAVTDGVEYDLDEDIQKLREIREDTRLGPSTGCIVDEAAKRNIPYIRLNKQSLVQLGYGVNQKRIRATIASTTSNIAVDIACNKEETKMLLEAAEIPVPRGTVIRTEAGLDEAIQKFGYPLVIKPIDGNHGKGNTTNITNREQAIRALEAAKQYGRNVIVERFITGYDFRCLVINNKFICAALRTPASVVGDGVHTIQWLIDETNKDPRRGYGHEKVLTQITMDQFTQKMLDDAGITLETIPGKGERVLLKPTANLSTGGTSTDVTDEVHPTNIFMFERIAKIIGLDICGIDVMAVDLRTPVSENGGAILEVNAAPGFRMHIDPAEGLPRNVAEPVIDMLFPKGSVGRIPIIAVTGTNGKTTTTRLTAHIAKSAGKKVGYTTSDGVYIQNQLMMKGDCTGPISSTFVLKDPTVDFAVLECARGGILKSGLAFQNCDVGIVTNVAADHIGLGGIYTVEQMAKVKSVVPETVFPHGYAILNAEDDLVYAMKDGLTCNIALFSMDENNPRIKEHCAGGGLATVYENGFVTIMKGNWKIRVMAAKDIPLTYEGKAVHNIANCLPAVLATYLYRDISIDDIKLGLQTFMPGEALTPGRLNFFNFRNITFLADFAHNPHGLKLLCDFVSKLEYKTKVGVISGTGDRRDEDIMELGEISAQYFDQIIIRCDKNLRGRTADEIIGLLKQGIDKVNPHVPTLTIANENEALEYIYANQVPGALYTIMCDVVAGALDKIKELKAREETE; encoded by the coding sequence ATGAAGATCGTTGAAATCAAAGTGCTCAAGGGGCCGAACTACTGGAGTGTGCGGAGGACCAAACTGATCCAGATGAAACTGGACCTGGAGGAGATGGAACAAAGGCCCACCAATTCGATTGATGGTTTCAGGCAGCGGTTGGAAAAAATGTTCCCTACCATGATCGAACACCGCTGCAGCGTGGGGCACCGGGGTGGTTTCTTTGAGCGGGTGGATGAAGGTACCTGGATGGGCCACGTGATCGAACACATTGCGCTGGAGATACAGACCCTTGCCGGCATGGATGTGGGTTTTGGAAGAACAAGAACAGCCAATGAAAAAGAGGGTGTGTATTATGTATGCTTCACGTACATGGAAGAAGATGCCGGTGTGTATGCCGCCAAGGCCTCCGTTCGCATTGCACAGGCAGTGACGGACGGCGTGGAATATGATCTGGATGAAGACATTCAGAAATTAAGGGAGATACGGGAAGATACAAGGCTCGGCCCTTCCACCGGCTGCATTGTGGATGAAGCCGCAAAACGGAATATCCCATACATCCGGTTGAATAAACAGAGCCTGGTGCAACTGGGTTATGGCGTGAATCAAAAAAGGATCAGGGCCACCATTGCGTCCACCACCTCCAACATTGCAGTGGATATTGCCTGCAACAAGGAAGAAACAAAAATGCTGCTGGAAGCAGCAGAGATCCCTGTCCCGAGGGGAACGGTGATCCGGACAGAAGCAGGGCTTGACGAAGCGATACAGAAATTTGGTTATCCCCTGGTGATAAAACCCATCGACGGCAACCATGGCAAAGGCAACACTACCAACATCACCAACCGGGAGCAGGCGATCAGAGCACTGGAAGCAGCCAAACAATATGGCCGCAATGTGATCGTGGAGCGGTTCATTACAGGCTATGATTTCAGGTGCCTGGTGATCAACAATAAATTCATTTGTGCAGCATTGCGTACCCCCGCTTCGGTGGTGGGTGATGGCGTACATACCATCCAGTGGCTGATCGATGAGACCAATAAGGACCCACGCCGGGGTTATGGGCATGAAAAAGTGCTGACGCAGATCACCATGGACCAGTTCACCCAAAAAATGCTGGATGATGCGGGCATTACGCTGGAAACGATCCCTGGAAAAGGAGAACGGGTCTTACTGAAGCCAACGGCCAATCTATCAACCGGTGGCACGTCAACCGATGTAACCGATGAAGTGCACCCGACCAATATCTTCATGTTTGAACGCATTGCAAAGATCATCGGCCTTGATATATGCGGCATTGATGTAATGGCAGTGGACCTGCGTACCCCGGTAAGTGAAAATGGAGGCGCCATCCTGGAAGTGAATGCAGCGCCGGGATTCCGCATGCACATCGATCCGGCAGAAGGGCTGCCCCGCAATGTTGCCGAACCGGTGATCGATATGCTGTTCCCCAAAGGAAGTGTTGGGCGGATCCCGATCATTGCTGTAACCGGAACGAATGGCAAAACGACCACGACCAGGTTAACTGCACATATTGCAAAGAGCGCCGGCAAGAAAGTGGGCTATACTACCAGCGACGGCGTATATATACAGAACCAGTTAATGATGAAGGGTGACTGTACGGGGCCCATCTCATCCACGTTTGTGCTGAAAGACCCTACGGTTGACTTTGCCGTACTGGAATGTGCAAGGGGTGGTATCTTAAAAAGCGGGTTGGCTTTTCAGAACTGCGATGTGGGTATTGTGACCAATGTGGCCGCTGACCATATTGGCCTGGGCGGTATTTACACCGTGGAGCAAATGGCAAAAGTGAAATCGGTGGTTCCGGAAACTGTCTTTCCGCATGGCTATGCCATTTTAAATGCAGAAGATGACCTTGTTTATGCAATGAAAGACGGGCTGACATGCAATATTGCCCTTTTCAGCATGGATGAAAATAACCCACGGATAAAAGAACACTGTGCCGGCGGCGGGCTGGCAACGGTTTATGAGAACGGTTTTGTAACCATCATGAAGGGAAACTGGAAGATACGGGTGATGGCAGCAAAGGATATCCCGCTTACCTATGAAGGAAAGGCAGTGCATAATATTGCCAACTGTTTACCGGCCGTACTGGCTACTTATTTATACCGTGATATTTCCATTGATGATATAAAACTGGGATTGCAGACCTTTATGCCCGGGGAAGCATTGACACCCGGCCGCCTGAATTTCTTCAACTTCCGGAACATCACGTTCCTGGCCGACTTTGCCCATAACCCGCATGGATTAAAACTGCTTTGCGATTTTGTAAGCAAACTGGAATACAAAACAAAAGTGGGTGTGATCAGCGGCACCGGCGACCGGCGGGATGAAGACATCATGGAACTGGGTGAGATCTCAGCACAATACTTCGACCAGATCATCATCCGCTGCGATAAGAACCTGCGTGGCCGTACCGCCGATGAGATCATCGGTTTACTGAAACAAGGCATCGATAAAGTGAACCCCCATGTACCCACCCTTACCATTGCCAATGAGAACGAGGCGCTGGAATATATCTATGCAAACCAGGTACCCGGCGCATTATATACCATCATGTGTGATGTGGTGGCAGGGGCGCTGGATAAGATCAAGGAACTGAAAGCAAGAGAAGAAACGGAATGA
- a CDS encoding aminotransferase class V-fold PLP-dependent enzyme, with the protein MSNRRSFLNKAGLLSASALTAGLFQPAWSRDLQSALKNAAAVPPAGLATDEEFWYYVQQSYTIAPNFINLNNGGVAPAPKVVADAMKRNYDFSNEAPSYFMWRIIDQGREPLRKSLAQLAGCDKEEIALHRNASEALETVIFGLDLKAGDEVVLSKQDYPNMIGAWKQREKREGIRLVWINLELPSEDENYLVKQYTDAFTAKTKLVQVTHMINWIGQKMPVRKIADAAKKNNIDVLVDGAHTFAHFEFKVPELNCDYFGTSLHKWLGAPIGTGLLYVRKEKIKTIWPLFGAGEKEEADIRKFEHLGTRPFFIEEATDKAIDFYDMIGAKRKEERLLYLKNYWMERVKNIPKVKLHTSFKKEFGCAIGLVSVEGKKPAELDSYLWTNFKIHSVGIEWENISGVRITPNVYTSTKNLDRLVEGIEKFAKGI; encoded by the coding sequence ATGTCCAACCGCCGTTCTTTCCTCAATAAAGCAGGGTTATTGTCTGCATCTGCGCTCACAGCCGGTTTATTTCAGCCGGCATGGAGCCGTGATCTGCAGTCGGCATTAAAAAATGCAGCGGCGGTACCACCGGCCGGCCTGGCAACCGATGAGGAATTCTGGTATTATGTGCAGCAGTCCTATACCATTGCGCCCAATTTTATCAACCTCAATAATGGGGGCGTGGCCCCTGCTCCTAAAGTAGTGGCCGATGCCATGAAGCGTAACTATGATTTCAGTAATGAAGCGCCCAGTTATTTCATGTGGCGCATCATTGACCAGGGAAGGGAGCCGCTCCGGAAAAGCCTGGCCCAGCTGGCGGGATGCGATAAGGAAGAGATCGCCCTGCACCGGAATGCATCGGAAGCACTGGAAACCGTGATATTCGGGCTCGATCTGAAAGCCGGCGATGAAGTGGTGCTGAGCAAACAGGATTATCCCAACATGATCGGGGCCTGGAAGCAACGGGAGAAAAGAGAAGGCATCAGGCTGGTCTGGATAAATCTGGAACTGCCCAGTGAAGATGAGAATTACCTGGTGAAACAATACACCGATGCATTCACTGCAAAAACAAAACTGGTGCAGGTTACCCACATGATAAACTGGATCGGGCAAAAGATGCCGGTACGGAAAATCGCCGATGCGGCGAAGAAGAACAATATTGACGTGTTGGTGGATGGCGCCCATACATTCGCTCACTTTGAATTTAAGGTGCCGGAACTTAACTGCGATTATTTCGGTACCAGCCTGCACAAGTGGCTGGGTGCGCCCATCGGTACCGGACTGTTGTATGTACGCAAGGAAAAAATAAAGACCATCTGGCCCTTGTTTGGCGCCGGCGAAAAAGAAGAAGCGGATATCCGCAAGTTTGAACACCTGGGCACCCGCCCGTTCTTTATTGAAGAAGCAACGGATAAGGCCATTGATTTTTATGACATGATCGGGGCCAAACGTAAAGAAGAAAGATTGCTTTACCTGAAGAACTACTGGATGGAACGGGTGAAGAATATTCCCAAAGTAAAACTGCATACTTCATTTAAAAAGGAATTCGGATGCGCCATTGGCCTGGTGAGTGTGGAAGGGAAAAAACCTGCAGAGCTTGACAGTTACCTGTGGACTAACTTTAAAATACACAGCGTGGGCATTGAGTGGGAGAATATCAGCGGTGTGCGCATTACCCCCAATGTTTATACCAGTACCAAAAACCTGGACAGGCTTGTAGAGGGAATTGAAAAGTTTGCAAAGGGCATTTGA
- a CDS encoding cyanophycinase has product MQFAKGKLIAIGGAEDKGTDLEKGEIHRNNLNFFELGILRRIVEEAGGPLSRIEVITTASTIPYEVGDNYLNAFGKIGCTDVGVMHIRNRADTGNREYIDRIAACTVVMFSGGNQLRLSSTFGGTVFFQTIMDRYLDEDGFVIAGTSAGAMAMSNTMIYEGNAARAHLKSEVKITTGLGFMDNVIFDSHFEKRGRFVRLAQAVASNPSCIGIGLGEDTAMLVTGGNKMEAIGSGLVTIIDGHEMLHSNIADIPDGNPISIENLKVHFCEHGNGYLLKERKFLMEAGTGSLIKKQVDVE; this is encoded by the coding sequence ATGCAATTTGCTAAAGGAAAACTGATAGCGATTGGAGGAGCGGAAGACAAGGGAACAGACCTGGAGAAAGGAGAGATCCATCGCAATAACCTGAACTTTTTTGAACTCGGTATCCTCCGCCGCATTGTGGAAGAAGCCGGCGGCCCTCTCAGCCGTATTGAAGTGATTACTACCGCCAGTACCATACCCTACGAGGTGGGCGACAATTACCTGAATGCTTTTGGAAAGATAGGCTGCACCGATGTGGGTGTGATGCATATCCGTAACCGGGCCGATACCGGTAACCGGGAATACATCGATCGTATAGCTGCCTGCACGGTAGTAATGTTCAGTGGCGGTAACCAGTTGCGCCTCAGCAGCACATTTGGCGGTACTGTTTTTTTTCAGACAATAATGGACCGTTACCTGGATGAGGATGGCTTTGTTATTGCCGGCACTTCGGCAGGCGCCATGGCCATGAGTAATACCATGATCTATGAAGGGAATGCAGCAAGGGCCCATTTAAAGAGCGAAGTGAAGATCACCACCGGCCTGGGATTCATGGATAACGTGATATTTGATTCACATTTTGAAAAGCGGGGAAGGTTTGTTCGGCTGGCACAGGCCGTTGCCAGTAACCCGTCCTGCATAGGCATTGGCCTGGGGGAAGATACCGCCATGCTGGTAACGGGTGGAAATAAAATGGAAGCCATCGGCAGCGGGCTGGTTACGATCATCGACGGGCACGAGATGCTCCACTCCAATATTGCCGATATACCCGATGGCAATCCCATCAGTATCGAAAACCTGAAAGTGCATTTTTGTGAGCATGGAAACGGCTATCTTTTAAAAGAGCGTAAATTTTTAATGGAAGCCGGTACCGGTTCGCTGATAAAGAAACAGGTGGATGTGGAATAG